GATGTGTGTAATGATTGCTTTTAAATTAATTCCTTGTGTTTTTTCCACAACACATGACTTTTAATTAAGGCTGTTTGGTAGTGCACTGAGCATTTGGTTGGCAGCCCAGTGTGGTTTAATTCAGTGCAATTTTGATTACAAATTATGATGATGTATCTAACaggacaaaatgtttttttttcattattcctaGTGACAGAGGGTTACCTACTTATCCTACTCCTATCCTTCACCTCTCCATTTCATATTGTATTCCCTTAATAAATAAGACTGTCAACACAACTAGTGCTGAGACTGTATTTACATAGCTTCTTGCCGAATACGCGTGTCAGATGTTGTGCACCGCTTGCTGGCAACCTGCCGGCAAATGGGGAATTTATTTCATTCACTGTCAATTGTAAGAACAGCGGTGCTGGTTTTTTCTGCTtctcaaccaatcagaggaTCTGGGAGGAGAGTCGTAAAGCCCGGAGAGCCAATCAGCGGCGCCTCTTGCCGAACTTTTGCTTCTTTGAGTAAGTTAACagagagggggcgtggcctcgcCTGGCAGACTCCACTGAGCAGCTTTAACTCTTTACATGACTCTGCTGGGCAGAGCAGTGTGGCAAGAGTCCAACAAAAACACTTTACTCCTGTCATTCAGCACCAGTGGCGAAATAGTTACACGATTTCTTGACTGTGATTAATGACATAACTTAATCTCCAACACAGATGCcagttttattgtttcttttttctttatagtgATGGTCAATGTTGCAACTGCTGTAGGCATGCAACCAACTAAGATGCAATAGCGTGACTGCCAAACCTCTGTTATCATTATGCTGAAGGCAACATGCTTGCCAAATTGAGTtcctataaaaaaattatatcatatAGCATTATGATATTATAGACTTTATATGTGCTCATTCCTTAAGATGCATCCATCATGCACAAGCCCACTGTTACCTTCAGTTAggcataaatgtgtgtataacatCATATCTGCTTTTAAACTAGTTATCTGGAATGCTTGGAGTAAAGAGTGGACTGTGTCCCACAGTGTTAAGTTGAAGCACAGGACGGACGGTGCGCCTTTAAGAGTTAAGAAACTTGAAACCTTGTTTGCGCAACAATCAGTGCAGCTCAGAGCCGCCAAAGTGTCTAGACTAGCACATGATGGTAGTCAGCCAATGGCTCCACCGCTCTCCTCAGGGGccccgtgcgtgtgtgtgtgtgtgtgtgtgtgtgtatgtgtgtgtgtgagtgagtgagtgagagggggggagaaaaaagaaaagcagagaaaCGGAGAAAGGGAGAGCTGTGAGCTGCAGTGTTTGACCAGGTCTGAACACGGAATCAGGAGCACACCTTAGTCGAGGATTGTTGCTTTTCTGGCCTCCTGAAACAGCGGATATTTTTGGATGATTAAACCGGAGTGTGTTGGAACAGTGAGAGGATCAGCCGGGATCGCGAGTTCCGACAGGGAATTTTCTCTATGGAATTAAATCGCTGAGGAGCTTCATTCATGTGGCTGTAGAGTGGGTCTGAATTGGTTTCAAAGTCCGAAACGCTTGAGAacgctttagttttttttttttttttttaataatgacaaTAGCTTTTTATTAGTTTGTGATTCTAGCTGTCGGTCGCTTTTTTTCTCTGGTCAGCGTAAATTATGCGCGATGTATACTTATTCTCTAAGAACATGAACTAGTGCATTAAACAGATGAACTCCAGTAGTTGTGTTTTACATGTGCATGTCTCGCACGACTGACGGCATTCGCTCTTGaatgcattttgttttcagtgtaGCATTGCATTTAATTTACGCTTTGGATATTTTAATGCTACCTGATAACGTGCCTTTAAACCCCATGTTGTGGTTTTGTTACCGACCCACGGTGCTCTGCTGTGCGCGCGCTGCACAGCGCTCGGCCAACCTTCATGTTGCACGAGCTCAGAAACAGTTGTGAAACCCTGCGATTggaacagaattaaaaaaagaaaacacccaATCAGATTTTTAAACTGTCGTATGTTCAGGACGAAACGCTCAGGTCTCGTGCGGCGACTCTGGAGAAGCCGTTTGGTTCCAGATAACGAGGAGGGTGACGGCAATGGCAAGAGCGGAGACTGCTGTCGGGACGATGTCGGCGAACATCCGGAAAAAATCGGCAGAACCGAGTTCGGAGCGATGACCCCGAGCGGCTCGGCCGGTGCGGAGCTCGGCGGGGGAGTGTGTTCCGGCGCCGGCTGGGGGGTGACTTTGGACCAACGCGGCGGCGCCGTGGTGTGTGTTCCGGAGCGGGGAAGCCCCCGGTCAGCGCAGGACATCGACAGCAGGACGGTGACGTGCTGCTTGTTCAAAGATCGGGACTCTTCCGGACCCGGAAGCTCGGAAGCGGCGACTGTGGCTCGCGTGAAGGAGCCGAGCTCGTGTCAGTGGGCGCCTCGGAGCCCCGGCAGCTCCTCAGTCGAGAGCCCCGAGGTAAAACGGCGCTCTTTGGCAGAGCAGGAGCTCAAGGCCGCCACGTACTCGCTGCTCAAACGGCTGAAGGAGAAAACGTTGGATGCGCTACTGGAAGCTGTGGAATCCCGAGGCGGAGTgccgagtgagtgtgtgatggtggctCGGGGAGAGCTGCGTCTGGGCGCTCACGCAGCTCCGCCGCAGCTTCTCGTGTGTAAGCTGTACCGATGGAGCGACCTGCAGCACACGGCGCAGCTCAAAGCGCTCTGCGAGTGCAAGAGCTTCGGCGGGCGCGACGGACCGCTCATCTGCTGCAACCCCTATCATTACAGCCGCCTGTGTGGGCCAGGTAAGCACACCTGCGCTCGCCATGACCATGCTTAGCAGAGCAGACTGACCAGGACCACTCTGGCTTCTGCACAAAGTGCACAGACACGAGCCTGTCCCTTCACTGTAAAAGTGATCTGAAGTTTAACTGTCAAATGATGCGACTTGGTTGCATTAAATGTTTCAGTGCTTTCAAATTCAAATATGTAGTCTGCCGGACAATGGTTCATACTTTGACAAAAAGAAGCAAAGTTATGACAGAAGGtctaaataaattttttttactgtgttgtAGGcttttttaacatgtttttactTAATCTGAACATGTTCTGTATCATGTCTTGAGCACAGAATATACAAACTTTATTAGCTTAACAATTGGTGTGGCCTGCTACTCAGAGTGTGTGGTGTAACTCTGAGACAAGCCTTATAGGCTTTCCTC
The genomic region above belongs to Pangasianodon hypophthalmus isolate fPanHyp1 chromosome 6, fPanHyp1.pri, whole genome shotgun sequence and contains:
- the smad6b gene encoding mothers against decapentaplegic homolog 6b: MFRTKRSGLVRRLWRSRLVPDNEEGDGNGKSGDCCRDDVGEHPEKIGRTEFGAMTPSGSAGAELGGGVCSGAGWGVTLDQRGGAVVCVPERGSPRSAQDIDSRTVTCCLFKDRDSSGPGSSEAATVARVKEPSSCQWAPRSPGSSSVESPEVKRRSLAEQELKAATYSLLKRLKEKTLDALLEAVESRGGVPSECVMVARGELRLGAHAAPPQLLVCKLYRWSDLQHTAQLKALCECKSFGGRDGPLICCNPYHYSRLCGPESPPPPYSRLSPSDEHKPLDLSDSTLSYTEMEAASSPNITQGEFSDASLSPDAPKQSHWCSVAYWEHRTRVGRLYPVYEPSVSIFYDLPQGTGLCLGQLGGEHRGGTAQRTRSKIGYGLLLSKEPDGVWAYNRSQHPIFVNSPTLEAPGGRGLLVRKVMPGYSIKVFDYERSARLLLRHEAEPALPDGPYDPNSVRISFAKGWGPCYSRQFITSCPCWLEILLNNHR